One segment of Osmerus mordax isolate fOsmMor3 chromosome 28, fOsmMor3.pri, whole genome shotgun sequence DNA contains the following:
- the plcxd3 gene encoding PI-PLC X domain-containing protein 3, with amino-acid sequence MASSHGKNDLRFVDWMASLPETMHNIPLTNMAIPGSHDSFSFYIDEASPVGPEQPDTVQNFVSVFGTVAKKLMRKWLATQTMNFTCQLEAGIRFFDLRISTKPRDPDNELYFAHGLFSATVREGLEQISSFLSSHAREVVFLDFNHFYGVQNLHHEKLVAMLKEVFGERLCPVVFAQEVSLQYLWEREYQVLVFYHSPMALEVPFLWPGQMMPAPWANTTDTEKLIQFLQTSVADRRRKGTFFVSQVVLTPKASTVMKGVASGLRETITERALPSMMQWIRSQRPGESGINIITADFVELGEFISAVITLNYHLEEEEENAT; translated from the exons ATGGCTTCGTCTCACGGGAAAAACGACCTCCGGTTTGTGGACTGGATGGCAAGTTTACCGGAGACCATGCACAATATTCCGCTCACCAACATGGCTATTCCCG GTTCCCACGACTCCTTTAGCTTCTACATAGACGAGGCGTCCCCTGTGGGTCCAGAACAACCTGATACCGTCCAGAACTTTGTGTCAGTCTTTGGCACGGTGGCTAAGAAGCTTATGAGGAAGTGGCTGGCCACCCAGACCATGAACTTCACCTGTCAGTTAGAAGCAGGCATCCGCTTCTTTGACCTGCGTATCTCCACCAAGCCCAGGGACCCAGACAATGAGCTGTACTTTGCTCATGGACTTTTCAGTGCCACG GTGAGGGAAGGTCTTGAGCAGATCAGCAGCTTCCTGTCATCCCATGCCAGGGAGGTGGTCTTCCTGGACTTTAACCACTTCTATGGCGTACAGAACCTTCACCATGAGAAGCTAGTGGCCATGCTCAAAGAAGTGTTTGGAGAGCGTCTCTGCCCTGTCGTATTTGCTCAGgag GTGAGTCTGCAATACCTGTGGGAGAGGGAGTACCAAGTTCTTGTATTTTACCACAGTCCCATGGCTTTGGAGGTGCCCTTCCTGTGGCCTGGCCAAATGATGCCTGCCCCCTGGGCCAACACTACTGACACCGAAAAACTGATCCAGTTTCTCCAGACCTCTGTTGCCGACCGCag GAGAAAGGGGACCTTTTTTGTGTCCCAGGTTGTCCTTACACCCAAGGCTAGCACCGTTATGAAGGGGGTGGCCAGCGGACTGAGGGAGACCATCACAGAAAG GGCTCTTCCAAGTATGATGCAGTGGATACGGTCCCAGAGGCCTGGCGAGAGCGGCATCAACATCATCACAGCTGACTTTGTGGAGCTGGGTGAGTTTATCAGTGCCGTCATCACCCTCAACTACCacctggaggaagaagaagaaaatgccACCTGA